The genomic segment ATTACAGGCAAATAATTTACAAGAAAAATTAGAAGAATATGAAGAAATAATTAGAGTAGCTACTCCAATTATGAAAGAATTACACCAGTCAATTAAGGGGTCAAATTTTATTGTGGTTTTGACTGATAATCAAGGCCATGTTTTGAAGAGTATCGGTGATGATAGCTTTATGCCTAAAGCACAAAAAGTTTATTTAATTGAAGGGGCTAGCTGGCATGAAAAAGTAAAGGGGACTAATGCAATTGGTACCGTAATTGAAGAAGAATCTCCATTAAATGTCTATGCTAGTGAGCATTTTTTTCAAGAAAATCATTTTTTGACCTGTTCGGCGGCTCCGATCTTCGATGCTGATGATAATTTTATCGGAGTGATTGATATTTCTGGAGATTATCATAGTGCACAGCGACATACTTTAGGAATGGTAGTAGCGGCAGCTAGTGCGATTCAACGGCAGTTATTATTACAGCATCTCGAGCGGGAATTAATGATTTCCGAAAAGCAGAAAGAATTAATTTTAAATTCGACTGCGGAAGGTTTCTTTACGGTTAATAATGAAGGAGTTATTACTCAAATTAATCAGAAAGGGAGTCAATTATTAGGTTATGCGCCCCAGGAGTGTATTGGTAAGAAGTTCGAAACTTTCTTTCCTGAATCTACTTTTTCATCATTAATGAAGTTAACAACTGATGGAACTGAAAAATCAAAGGAGATGGTCTGGAATCTAAAACAGAAAAGATTACAGGTTACTTCAAAGGTTATTAATGAAGAGGAAGAAGTAACCGGATTAGTAATTAAAATTAATGATTTTTCTGCTCAGAAGAAGTCAGAAACTAAAAAAGAGCAGAAGACTGATTATTCGTTTAGTGATATTATCGGTCAGAGCAGAGAAATAAGGAAGATGATTAGAATAGCCCAGAAAGTAGCTAATAGTGATTCTACAATTTTGTTGACCGGTGAAAGCGGGACCGGTAAAGAATTATTTGCCCAAGCTATTCATAATTACAGTTCCCGGCAGGATAAAGAATTTGTACCTATTAATTGTGGAGCAATTCCTGAAGATTTAATGGAAAGTGAATTGTTTGGTTATCAGGATGGAGCATTTACAGGAGCTAAACGTGGTGGCAAACCCGGCAAATTTGAATTAGCTGATGACGGAACTATCTTCTTGGATGAGATTGGAGAATTGAATTTTAGTGCT from the Acetohalobium arabaticum DSM 5501 genome contains:
- a CDS encoding sigma-54-dependent Fis family transcriptional regulator; this encodes MERNVEQITEAWQTYVLQGKVNDKLDTSIKRSWQRCSEYEINPFQESNDCVLQANNLQEKLEEYEEIIRVATPIMKELHQSIKGSNFIVVLTDNQGHVLKSIGDDSFMPKAQKVYLIEGASWHEKVKGTNAIGTVIEEESPLNVYASEHFFQENHFLTCSAAPIFDADDNFIGVIDISGDYHSAQRHTLGMVVAAASAIQRQLLLQHLERELMISEKQKELILNSTAEGFFTVNNEGVITQINQKGSQLLGYAPQECIGKKFETFFPESTFSSLMKLTTDGTEKSKEMVWNLKQKRLQVTSKVINEEEEVTGLVIKINDFSAQKKSETKKEQKTDYSFSDIIGQSREIRKMIRIAQKVANSDSTILLTGESGTGKELFAQAIHNYSSRQDKEFVPINCGAIPEDLMESELFGYQDGAFTGAKRGGKPGKFELADDGTIFLDEIGELNFSAQVKLLRVLQERKVSRLGSNELIPVDVRIIAATNKNLKERIKTGDFREDLYYRLNVINLELPPLRERGEDIIILAEYFIEKLGMALGKYNVKLSEPVKKTFKNYNWPGNIRELKNGIESALNLIEGLVIKKEHIPDYLGTETDLQSQHYSIDDELLSLKEAEARAIRKALKYFEGNISRAARHLEIGRNTLYRKIEKYGINI